One window from the genome of Spiractinospora alimapuensis encodes:
- a CDS encoding cytochrome P450 family protein: MFPERPNGVDYAALPPVDERGQDLRQQRRALQEGLRAAHGPVAPVRLAGQWVWLVLDYDAALTALRHREFSSNPSNWSGSARISDPALLAAVMPRPNAMTSDGAVHQRRRRAVTDALARLDETRIGVDTRELSNQLVDRFVARGRADLIGEYAAPLPILVLNRALGVEDGAGWALASAVRRVWGTDHTDAAAANRELVAFFSQLVQRKRANPGPDVASWVAGAPELDEEERVAGLMQLIGAGHDPTTHLMANAMHAMLSVPRFMPSAGLPLEQVLTSMCWEHPPVDSLLCRFATRDFSPGELPGFGAVTVRAGDGLLVCFTAAHRSLGVFDDSSIDRPTGAANNAHLMWGAGAHACPHGARTMGWTIARVGLESVLSRLDRLALDVASESVFRPGPFLSARTALPVLFSPKPAPPRTPVPPPAPATQSSPSSPTPQVPWWRRILGLGPSGPGSPPPR, from the coding sequence ATGTTTCCCGAACGACCGAACGGTGTCGACTACGCGGCACTGCCCCCCGTCGACGAACGCGGACAGGACCTGCGCCAGCAACGGCGCGCACTGCAGGAAGGACTGCGCGCCGCGCATGGCCCGGTGGCCCCGGTACGACTGGCCGGTCAGTGGGTGTGGCTCGTCCTGGACTACGACGCGGCGCTGACAGCCCTGCGCCACCGGGAGTTCTCGTCCAACCCGTCCAACTGGTCCGGATCCGCGCGTATCTCCGATCCAGCGCTGCTGGCGGCGGTCATGCCCCGGCCCAACGCGATGACCTCCGACGGTGCTGTGCATCAGCGTCGGCGTCGCGCTGTCACCGACGCGCTCGCCAGGCTGGACGAGACGCGCATCGGCGTTGACACCCGGGAGCTGTCGAACCAGCTCGTCGACCGCTTCGTTGCCCGCGGTCGGGCGGACCTCATCGGTGAGTACGCCGCTCCCCTGCCCATCCTGGTGCTCAACCGTGCGCTGGGAGTCGAGGACGGGGCGGGGTGGGCCCTGGCCAGCGCGGTACGGCGCGTCTGGGGCACCGACCACACCGACGCCGCGGCGGCCAACCGCGAGCTCGTCGCCTTCTTCTCCCAACTCGTCCAACGCAAGCGGGCCAACCCCGGTCCGGACGTGGCCAGTTGGGTCGCCGGGGCGCCCGAACTGGACGAGGAGGAGCGCGTCGCGGGGCTGATGCAGTTGATCGGAGCCGGACACGACCCCACCACCCACCTGATGGCCAACGCCATGCACGCGATGCTGAGTGTCCCCCGGTTCATGCCCTCGGCCGGGCTTCCACTGGAGCAGGTCCTCACGTCCATGTGCTGGGAGCATCCCCCCGTCGACTCCCTGCTGTGCCGCTTCGCGACCCGTGACTTCTCCCCGGGCGAGCTGCCCGGGTTCGGTGCGGTCACCGTCCGGGCGGGCGACGGACTCCTCGTCTGCTTCACCGCGGCGCACCGCTCCTTGGGGGTGTTCGACGACTCCTCGATCGACCGGCCCACCGGAGCGGCCAACAACGCACACCTCATGTGGGGGGCCGGCGCGCACGCCTGTCCCCATGGTGCGCGCACCATGGGCTGGACCATCGCCCGCGTCGGCCTCGAAAGCGTGCTGTCCCGCCTGGACCGGTTGGCCTTGGACGTGGCCTCCGAGTCGGTCTTCCGCCCGGGGCCGTTCCTGTCCGCGCGTACGGCGCTCCCCGTGCTCTTCTCTCCCAAGCCGGCGCCACCGCGAACACCGGTGCCCCCGCCGGCCCCGGCGACACAGTCCTCCCCGTCGTCACCAACACCACAGGTGCCGTGGTGGCGACGGATCCTCGGACTGGGCCCCAGCGGCCCTGGTTCACCCCCTCCCCGGTAA
- a CDS encoding TetR/AcrR family transcriptional regulator, whose translation MAEDSSRTRLLRAAEELLRSAPLGAELSHRRLAERAQVDPSTLWRVFGRGDEGVIRALAAERSAEMWRRTAPRVGESAAGHLSRGMREVMEMWREHGPLWAAVMRLTVSSQSFAMWWHEDVMGRWAPLLAEAFAQPGTPLADTERQVSLYLDAAWLAFYRTARRACDLRGEHRADLAHALEEQTLGDVVRFGHRAFGLVPENPPDTP comes from the coding sequence ATGGCCGAAGACTCCAGCCGCACCAGGTTGCTGCGCGCGGCCGAAGAACTCCTCAGGTCGGCGCCACTCGGCGCGGAACTGTCCCATCGGCGGTTGGCGGAACGAGCACAGGTGGATCCCTCCACGCTGTGGCGCGTCTTCGGCCGCGGCGACGAGGGCGTCATCCGTGCCCTCGCGGCGGAACGTAGCGCCGAGATGTGGCGGCGCACCGCACCCCGCGTCGGGGAGAGCGCCGCCGGCCACCTCAGCCGTGGCATGCGGGAGGTGATGGAGATGTGGCGCGAGCACGGACCCCTCTGGGCCGCGGTGATGAGGCTGACCGTCAGCAGTCAGAGCTTCGCGATGTGGTGGCACGAGGACGTGATGGGGCGCTGGGCTCCCCTGCTCGCGGAGGCCTTCGCCCAACCCGGCACGCCCCTCGCCGACACCGAACGCCAGGTCTCCCTCTACCTCGACGCCGCCTGGCTGGCCTTCTACCGCACCGCTCGACGCGCCTGCGACCTGCGCGGCGAACACCGGGCCGACCTCGCGCACGCCCTCGAGGAGCAGACGTTGGGAGACGTCGTCCGGTTCGGCCACCGCGCGTTCGGCCTGGTACCGGAAAATCCCCCCGACACCCCTTGA
- a CDS encoding mandelate racemase/muconate lactonizing enzyme family protein produces MRIETVDVWVVNLPLTNPFTSSFETKTGETRTVVRIRLDNGAEGWGETMWGRPVAALVERLGAELVGRSPFDVESLRTRNRMVPFFHGYLGYAALAALDVACWDVIGTLSGQPLANLLGGRVREEVPITALITRADAPGVASSDLPRALADHTAEVVARGGFTAVKLKGTTDVSGDVAILRAIRDRLPDVELRVDPNAAWSVPDSIRAGIQLEELDLEYLEDPCVGIDGMAEVRRRVRIPLCTNMCVVRFEDFAPAVRLGAVDVVHGDVYKWGGVLATKNLAAHCETFGLGMNLHSGGELGIATAAHLAVVASTPVLDRAIDSMYYLHADDIVEPLTLVNGSLSVPTGPGLGVEVDEDKLAQYAARNQAEGDLTG; encoded by the coding sequence ATGAGGATCGAGACCGTCGACGTGTGGGTGGTCAACCTTCCGCTCACCAATCCATTCACCAGCTCGTTCGAGACCAAGACGGGAGAGACTCGCACGGTGGTCCGGATCCGGCTGGACAACGGGGCTGAGGGGTGGGGCGAGACCATGTGGGGTCGGCCGGTGGCCGCCCTGGTGGAGCGGCTGGGGGCGGAACTGGTCGGGCGCAGCCCCTTCGACGTGGAGTCCCTGCGGACGAGGAACCGCATGGTGCCGTTCTTCCACGGCTACCTGGGGTACGCGGCGCTGGCCGCGTTGGACGTGGCGTGCTGGGACGTGATCGGCACACTGTCCGGTCAGCCGCTGGCCAACCTGCTCGGCGGCCGGGTGCGGGAGGAGGTGCCGATCACCGCGCTGATCACCCGAGCCGACGCACCGGGCGTCGCGTCCTCCGATCTCCCTCGCGCGCTCGCCGACCACACGGCCGAGGTCGTGGCGCGCGGCGGGTTCACCGCGGTGAAGCTCAAGGGCACCACCGACGTGTCCGGTGACGTGGCGATCCTGCGCGCGATCCGGGACCGCCTGCCCGACGTCGAGCTGCGCGTCGACCCCAACGCGGCCTGGTCGGTGCCGGACTCGATCCGAGCCGGCATCCAACTCGAGGAGCTCGACCTGGAGTACCTCGAGGATCCGTGTGTCGGCATCGACGGGATGGCGGAGGTCCGGCGACGGGTCCGGATCCCGCTGTGCACCAACATGTGCGTCGTCCGGTTCGAGGACTTCGCCCCGGCGGTGAGACTCGGCGCCGTGGACGTCGTGCACGGCGACGTCTACAAGTGGGGCGGGGTCCTGGCCACGAAGAACCTCGCTGCTCACTGCGAGACCTTCGGCCTGGGCATGAACCTGCACAGCGGAGGGGAACTGGGCATCGCCACCGCGGCCCACCTGGCCGTCGTCGCCAGCACGCCGGTCCTGGACCGCGCCATCGACAGCATGTACTACCTCCACGCCGACGACATCGTCGAACCACTCACCCTGGTGAACGGATCGCTCAGTGTTCCGACCGGACCCGGTCTCGGGGTCGAGGTCGACGAGGACAAACTCGCCCAATACGCCGCCCGCAACCAGGCCGAGGGAGATCTCACCGGGTAG
- a CDS encoding nuclear transport factor 2 family protein, whose translation MTDVEARLERLENELSVLRDREAIRDVLYRYCRAVDRADTALLKDCYWPDGFDDHGFFGGNAMEFCDYITPLLRETTATTHAMSNPIIDLDGDTARVESQVDVLHRLQSESGDLIYEWIQCRYLDEFAKREGEWRILSRAVVTDGIFWSKMAAVITADRGLPLGDPTLLRGDRHPNDPVYRHVAGETVTREREALSDFWSGLDAVGKRL comes from the coding sequence ATGACCGACGTCGAAGCCCGACTCGAGCGACTCGAGAACGAACTGTCCGTTCTCCGTGACCGTGAAGCGATCCGTGACGTGCTGTACCGGTACTGCCGGGCCGTGGACCGCGCCGACACGGCCCTGCTGAAGGACTGCTACTGGCCCGACGGGTTCGATGACCACGGCTTCTTCGGCGGCAACGCCATGGAGTTCTGTGACTACATCACCCCCCTCCTGCGTGAGACCACCGCGACCACCCACGCGATGAGCAACCCGATCATCGATCTGGACGGCGACACCGCACGCGTCGAATCCCAGGTCGACGTGCTGCACCGTTTGCAGAGCGAGAGCGGCGACCTGATCTACGAGTGGATTCAGTGCCGCTACCTCGACGAGTTCGCGAAGCGCGAGGGCGAGTGGAGGATCCTCAGCCGCGCCGTGGTCACCGATGGCATCTTCTGGTCGAAGATGGCCGCCGTGATCACCGCCGATCGGGGCCTGCCGCTGGGCGACCCCACGCTACTGCGAGGAGACCGACACCCCAACGACCCGGTCTACCGACACGTCGCGGGCGAGACCGTCACGCGGGAGCGTGAGGCGCTCTCCGACTTCTGGTCCGGGCTGGACGCGGTCGGCAAGAGGCTCTAG
- a CDS encoding class I SAM-dependent methyltransferase: protein MTTSEAGFWDEWGADRASRNSGVREFRWTQYEGHGPGVELLGDPDSALELGSGAGDAAGALAERGVRVTGIDVSPFQCDQAARHWADQPNVEFVHTDVLDYLRASTRRWDAIYSIWGALWFTDPALLLPLVRDHLEPGGHLVFSHAPPIPGCYGAQGMYAAGFHGRRVWVRRWAHEPQGWADLLAAHGFTSINAWVQPAPDPELLGTLIVTANRPRV, encoded by the coding sequence GTGACCACGTCCGAGGCGGGTTTCTGGGACGAGTGGGGCGCGGACCGCGCCTCGCGAAACTCAGGTGTTCGCGAGTTCCGCTGGACCCAGTACGAGGGCCACGGTCCTGGGGTCGAGCTGCTGGGCGATCCCGACTCGGCGCTGGAACTGGGGTCGGGCGCGGGGGATGCCGCCGGTGCCCTGGCCGAACGGGGCGTCCGCGTCACCGGGATCGACGTCTCGCCCTTCCAGTGCGACCAGGCCGCCCGGCATTGGGCCGACCAGCCGAACGTGGAGTTCGTCCACACCGACGTCCTGGACTACCTCCGCGCGAGCACACGCCGGTGGGACGCGATCTACTCCATCTGGGGCGCTCTCTGGTTCACCGACCCCGCTCTCCTGCTGCCCCTCGTTCGCGACCATCTGGAACCCGGTGGGCACCTGGTCTTCTCCCACGCCCCGCCCATCCCCGGGTGTTACGGGGCGCAGGGCATGTACGCGGCCGGGTTCCACGGCCGGCGCGTGTGGGTACGACGCTGGGCCCACGAACCCCAAGGATGGGCAGACCTCCTGGCGGCGCACGGGTTCACCTCGATCAACGCCTGGGTGCAGCCAGCCCCCGACCCGGAGCTGCTCGGCACCCTCATCGTGACCGCGAACCGGCCGCGTGTGTGA
- a CDS encoding alpha/beta fold hydrolase: MSTGPHVVVFLHGMGASPQSWSHQVDHLSTGFTGLTPQVPGLGASDPPFSVAASAAGVRDILDEHGVERAHLCGLSLGAMVATRFAIDHPDRVASLVLSGGQVRPNPTLMRVQAAVMRLLPQRIVAPGMTKSTLMTVLRAVAAVDFRSELATITAPTLVLCGARDFANLPAARALAATIPDAEIRVIPRAGHELNVETPERFSAELNAFHARFRDDGADDATSEPDEHA, encoded by the coding sequence ATGAGTACGGGTCCGCACGTTGTTGTATTCCTCCACGGAATGGGCGCCTCGCCCCAATCCTGGAGCCACCAGGTCGACCACCTGTCCACCGGATTCACCGGACTCACCCCCCAGGTGCCCGGACTCGGCGCGTCGGACCCGCCGTTCTCCGTGGCCGCGTCCGCCGCGGGAGTGCGGGACATCCTGGACGAGCACGGCGTCGAGCGCGCCCACCTGTGCGGCCTCTCCCTGGGGGCCATGGTCGCCACCCGGTTCGCCATCGACCACCCGGATCGTGTGGCCTCGCTGGTCCTGTCCGGGGGTCAGGTCCGGCCCAACCCCACCCTGATGCGGGTGCAGGCCGCGGTCATGCGCCTCCTGCCACAGCGGATCGTGGCGCCGGGCATGACCAAGTCCACCCTGATGACGGTCCTGCGCGCCGTCGCCGCGGTGGACTTCCGTTCCGAGCTCGCCACCATCACCGCGCCCACGCTCGTACTGTGCGGCGCGAGGGACTTCGCCAACCTCCCAGCCGCGCGAGCGCTCGCCGCCACCATCCCCGACGCCGAGATACGAGTGATCCCCCGCGCGGGCCATGAGCTGAACGTGGAGACGCCGGAGCGCTTCTCCGCCGAACTCAACGCCTTCCACGCGCGATTCCGCGATGACGGGGCCGACGACGCCACCTCCGAGCCCGACGAGCACGCCTGA
- a CDS encoding ROK family protein: MSTTDNALGSVELLPGSVRAAVLERDGGVRHLVEATFDPSVPGAVRDTLTDVVQRCFTFHRVTGIGVACPGLVDTVAGTVVSCYDLPELNDFPLTSVVSASGRAPAYVEHRARLQVLGDRWFGHGRGRREFASVSTGETLGVGLLYEGRIIAPPGGRSGAHMVVAADGEVCTCGATGCWRTVATSRWLRDAAARSGYAAGDLPTLTEMAEAGESRAAHLLDDYADNLALGLANIQQLFAPGRFILHGEARWAGPAFLDRIERRLRAVTAWNAEAEPPHVLVADVDEDDSTLLGAAGLVLSQAS, from the coding sequence ATGTCGACGACGGACAACGCGCTCGGCTCGGTCGAGCTGCTGCCCGGTTCGGTGCGTGCGGCGGTGCTGGAGCGCGACGGAGGCGTCCGCCATCTGGTCGAGGCGACGTTCGACCCCTCGGTCCCCGGAGCGGTCCGGGACACCCTCACCGACGTCGTCCAACGGTGCTTCACCTTCCACCGGGTCACCGGAATCGGCGTGGCCTGCCCGGGGCTGGTCGACACCGTCGCGGGAACCGTCGTGTCGTGCTACGACCTGCCGGAGCTGAACGACTTCCCCCTCACCTCGGTGGTGTCGGCGAGCGGACGCGCCCCCGCCTACGTGGAGCACCGGGCCCGGCTCCAGGTCCTCGGGGACCGTTGGTTCGGACATGGACGGGGCCGACGTGAGTTCGCGTCGGTGAGCACCGGCGAGACGTTGGGCGTCGGCCTGCTCTACGAGGGCCGGATCATCGCGCCGCCCGGTGGCCGCAGCGGCGCGCACATGGTCGTCGCCGCGGACGGCGAGGTGTGCACCTGCGGAGCGACCGGGTGCTGGCGGACGGTCGCCACCAGCCGGTGGCTGCGGGACGCCGCCGCCCGATCCGGATACGCGGCCGGTGACCTGCCCACCCTGACCGAGATGGCGGAGGCGGGGGAGTCGCGGGCCGCCCACCTGCTCGACGACTACGCCGACAACCTCGCGCTGGGACTCGCCAACATCCAACAGTTGTTCGCACCCGGCCGCTTCATCCTGCACGGAGAGGCACGGTGGGCGGGTCCGGCGTTCCTGGACCGGATCGAACGACGCCTGCGCGCGGTGACCGCCTGGAACGCCGAGGCCGAGCCGCCCCACGTCCTCGTCGCCGACGTCGACGAGGACGACTCCACACTCTTGGGCGCGGCCGGTCTCGTCCTCTCCCAGGCGAGCTGA
- a CDS encoding ABC transporter ATP-binding protein, whose amino-acid sequence MRPLLSIDDLAIDFELGHETVHAVKGASIDVAEGEIVALVGESGSGKTATALSIPRLNPVPPCVYRSGTVTFDGRDTLRLDAAELRNLRGNDIAMIFQDPMTSLNPVKKVGTQIGEVVTLHRGLRGEKRRAAVVDALAEAGVPRPTERAALYPHELSGGLRQRAMIAMALIARPRLLIADEPTTALDVTVQAQILELLAELRERHHMGVLLITHDLGVVADIADRVTVMRDGEVVEASPVQSVFDRPQHEYTRGLLAATPRLTSDDDHPQRGGDAAPLIELDGVRKVFTARGRRAGTVAVDNVSLRTHERETMAVVGESGSGKTTLTRLLLGLTEPTAGRVRVEGTDLGQASRKRLKEIRRRMQVVFQDPYSSMNPRLRVSDIVAEPLVTHRPTTRGRRGREEREDTVAASLRAVGLDEDAARRFPHEFSGGQRQRVSIARALVLRPAIVILDEPTSALDVSVQAQVLDLLASLKEEFGLTYVFVSHNLAVVNRVADRVAVMKDGAVVELGEARQVLSRPEHPYTQRLVAAVPEPDPSRSRLRARERDGSPGSPGGEVAR is encoded by the coding sequence ATGAGACCTCTCCTGAGCATCGACGACCTGGCCATCGACTTCGAACTCGGCCACGAGACCGTACACGCGGTCAAGGGCGCCTCCATCGACGTCGCGGAAGGGGAGATCGTCGCACTCGTGGGTGAGTCCGGGAGCGGGAAGACCGCGACCGCGCTGTCCATCCCGCGGCTCAACCCCGTCCCCCCGTGCGTCTACCGCTCCGGAACGGTCACCTTCGACGGCCGCGACACGTTGCGGCTGGACGCCGCCGAGCTGCGGAACCTGCGCGGCAACGACATCGCCATGATCTTCCAGGACCCCATGACCAGCCTGAACCCGGTCAAGAAGGTGGGCACCCAGATCGGTGAGGTCGTCACCCTGCACCGTGGCCTGCGCGGAGAGAAGCGGAGGGCGGCGGTCGTCGACGCCCTCGCCGAGGCGGGCGTCCCCCGCCCGACGGAACGCGCGGCACTGTACCCCCACGAGCTCTCCGGCGGCCTACGGCAACGGGCGATGATCGCCATGGCGTTGATCGCGCGACCGCGTCTCCTCATCGCCGACGAGCCCACCACCGCGCTCGACGTCACCGTGCAGGCCCAGATCCTGGAGCTCCTGGCCGAGCTGCGCGAGCGCCACCACATGGGAGTCCTGCTGATCACGCACGATCTCGGCGTGGTGGCGGATATCGCCGACCGGGTCACCGTCATGCGCGACGGTGAGGTCGTCGAGGCGAGTCCCGTCCAGTCCGTCTTCGACCGTCCCCAACACGAGTACACGCGCGGCCTCCTGGCCGCGACGCCCCGACTCACCTCCGACGACGACCACCCGCAGCGGGGCGGCGACGCGGCGCCTCTCATCGAGCTCGACGGTGTACGCAAGGTGTTCACGGCCAGGGGCCGCCGTGCCGGGACAGTCGCGGTGGACAACGTGTCGCTGCGAACCCATGAGCGGGAGACGATGGCCGTCGTGGGCGAGTCGGGTTCGGGCAAGACCACGCTGACCCGCCTCCTCCTCGGCCTCACGGAGCCCACCGCCGGGCGGGTGCGCGTGGAGGGGACTGACCTGGGGCAGGCGTCACGCAAGCGCCTGAAGGAGATCCGTCGCCGGATGCAGGTCGTCTTCCAGGACCCCTACTCGAGCATGAACCCTCGTCTGCGGGTTTCCGACATCGTCGCCGAGCCGCTCGTCACCCATCGGCCGACGACGCGCGGCAGACGCGGGCGCGAGGAGCGTGAGGACACGGTCGCCGCTTCCCTGCGCGCGGTCGGGTTGGACGAGGACGCCGCCCGGCGGTTCCCCCACGAGTTCTCCGGCGGGCAGCGGCAACGCGTCTCGATCGCCAGAGCCCTCGTGCTGCGCCCGGCGATCGTCATCCTCGACGAGCCGACCAGCGCGCTCGACGTGTCGGTGCAGGCCCAGGTCCTCGACCTCCTGGCCTCGCTCAAGGAGGAGTTCGGGCTGACCTACGTCTTCGTCTCGCACAACCTGGCGGTCGTGAACCGGGTCGCCGACCGGGTCGCCGTCATGAAGGACGGCGCCGTGGTGGAACTCGGGGAGGCCCGTCAGGTCCTCTCGCGGCCCGAACACCCCTACACCCAGCGCCTCGTCGCGGCCGTTCCCGAACCCGACCCGTCACGATCGCGGCTGCGCGCCCGCGAGCGGGACGGGTCGCCGGGTTCCCCCGGTGGGGAGGTCGCGCGGTGA
- a CDS encoding creatininase family protein translates to MTVRHLTELTAAELREAAPSSIAVLPIGSQEQHGGHLPMGTDLMMAETVVDRSLARLEDQEPDLVRLPALPYGYSPHHAFAAAVTLTSATLVSLLGEVIESLVDIGFRRVIVVNGHGGNDEAMRVAVKGAALRRDIAVAACNYWDIRADAGQDTPDGAEESRTPGHAGWFETSLMLAATPERVGPPRWSPPEGPPPLFDRPPYPGLAVERHGEWERVGGVTDDPATASADVGHRLLTQRVDGLVGAIVAFDRATRASHGVGDVATGPSDARGRKGTP, encoded by the coding sequence ATGACTGTACGACACCTGACCGAGCTGACGGCGGCCGAGCTCCGGGAGGCCGCACCGAGCTCGATCGCGGTGCTGCCCATCGGGTCGCAGGAACAGCACGGTGGACACCTGCCGATGGGCACCGACCTGATGATGGCGGAGACCGTCGTCGACCGTTCCTTGGCCCGGTTGGAGGACCAGGAGCCCGATCTCGTCCGTCTACCCGCCCTGCCCTACGGGTACAGCCCGCACCATGCGTTCGCGGCCGCCGTCACTCTGACCTCGGCGACGCTGGTGAGTCTGCTCGGGGAGGTCATCGAGAGCCTCGTCGACATCGGATTCCGTCGGGTGATCGTGGTCAACGGGCACGGTGGCAACGACGAGGCGATGCGGGTCGCGGTGAAGGGGGCCGCGCTACGCCGCGACATCGCGGTCGCCGCCTGCAACTACTGGGACATCCGCGCCGACGCCGGGCAGGACACGCCCGACGGGGCCGAGGAGAGCAGGACGCCCGGGCACGCGGGCTGGTTCGAGACCTCGCTGATGCTCGCCGCGACCCCGGAGCGGGTCGGCCCTCCACGCTGGTCGCCGCCGGAAGGACCGCCACCACTGTTCGACCGGCCGCCCTACCCGGGGCTGGCGGTGGAACGCCACGGCGAGTGGGAACGGGTCGGCGGCGTGACCGACGACCCCGCGACGGCCAGTGCCGACGTCGGGCACCGGCTGCTCACCCAACGAGTCGACGGGCTGGTGGGGGCGATCGTCGCGTTCGACCGCGCCACCCGGGCCAGCCACGGGGTCGGTGACGTCGCGACCGGACCCTCCGACGCGCGGGGACGGAAGGGCACACCATGA